Genomic DNA from Bacteroides zhangwenhongii:
TGGGAAGTCCTTCCTTCAGGCCTCAATGGAGGTGTGAAACTGATTCCGATAACTACTTTGTAACCAACTTCTTTACTGCATCCTTCAGTCCTTTGGAGGATGCAGTTATTACTACTTCGCCACCGGAACGGTCCGAACGTAAGATCGCCATGATGAATCCTTTATGCAACTTCTTCGTATTTCCGGTAAATAACTCATCTGTAAAATGATCCCCATTGTCTACAGCAATCAGCCTTGCAGCTCCCGAAACCTTAAAAGTAACCTCGTCTTTAGTATCAGGTACTACCCTTCCTTTATTATCCACCGCATATACCTTTACATATTGTAAGTCCATCCCATCCGCTTTCCAATCCTCCGGATTCTCTACCACCATTTTCAAAGCAGTCGCCTCACCGGTCGTTTCCAACCTATGACGTGCCACCTCTTTTCCGTTATTCCGGGCAACTGCTATAATCTTTCCTCCTTTACCATATGGTATGTTTTCCCAATAAATGATATTGCGCCGGGTGATATCCGTCCGGTCATTCTTACGTATCCCCATAGATTTGCCATTAACCAGCAATTCCACTTCATCGGCGTTGGTATATGTATATAAGTTCTGCATACTGCCCGTTGCCCAGTTCCAATGAGAAGCCAAAGATAAACTTCCCACCATAATATCATTCCATTCAATGGCTTCCTTGCCATTATCCATCACTCCGATATGCACCAAAGGCTCTTCGCAGAAAGCACTCTTTATCAGATAGGCTTGCGGATAAGGTTCCAGACAATGATTGAAGAAAGAAAAGTTCCAGCCTTTCTTCGGCCATCCGTTCGATTCCCCCCAATACTCGATAGCTCCCCAATAGGCGAGTCCCACCATCTTATCATGATCCATGCCAAAGAAAGGAGCAGCAAGTTCATTCGTTGTAGCTTCGCTCTGATATACGGTCATGTGCGGACACTTTTCCAGATATTGGGCATAGTTCAGATAACGATAATTGAAACTTGACACTTCTGTTACAGTTGCCAGCTCGGGAGGATATACTTTTGTGTTAAATTCCGGTTCATTCTTTCCGATAGCTCCGGCACGTGCCGGAAACATAGCCACAGTCGTTTTACGAGTTTTATCATAACGCTTGACAAGCACATCGAAGATACGGTAAGTGGTGACACCCCAATCACCGGTAGGAAATCCGGCTAAGTCTTCCCGCATCTGCAATTCATTTCCCAAACTCCATAATATAACAGACGGATGATTGCGGTCACGTTTGATCCATTCGGGAATCATCTGATACCATAGTTGCGTGAAAGGAACTCTACCACCCCAATAGCTATTGTCGCTCCATTTATCAATCAGCTCATCCACTACCAAAATACCATATTTATCAGCTAGTTTCAAGAACGACTCGGAATAAGGATTGTGAGACGAACGAATGTGATTATAACCGAACCGCTTCATTAGCTGAAACTGCCGCTCGATAGCTCTGTCAAAAGCGGCAACTCCTACAGCTCCCAAATCATGATGGTTGGAAATACCCTTTAGGAACAATTTCTTGCCGTTCAGTTTAAATCCGAAATCAGGAGAGAACTCTAACGTACGAATGCCGAATGTCTCCGTCACACAATCAATAACTTTACCATCCTGCACCAAAGAAACTTCAGCAGTATAAAGATTAGGGGCCTCACAAGACCATAACTCGGGACTGTCTACCGTTACTATCGGAAGAGAAACCTCAACTGTTTGTAATTTCGATTTTTGAGGAGCCTTCCCTCTCGTACCGGCAACCGTTTTTCCGTCAGGAGCCAATATTCGGGCATTGATTTCAATATCCAGACTTTTATTGCGAATTCCTTCCAACTCTACTTGCACACTGACTTCCGCCCTTTGCTCCGTGATTTTAGGAGTAGAGACAAATACGCCATGTCTTGCAATGGCAATGGGATTCTTGATGACCAAATGAACATCCCGAAACAAACCGCCGCCCGTATACCAACGCGATCCGTCTTTTTTACCCGTTGAGGCCCAAACAGCCACTACATTATCCTCATCATATTTAAGCAAATCAGTAATATCCGTTTCAAAACCAAGATAACCATAATCGGTACTTCCTACCTTCCTGCCATTTACCCAAACATCTCCAACAAGCATAATGCCTTCAAAGTCAAGCAAGATACGTTTACCCTTCCATGCAGGATTTGCCTTAAAATGTTTACGATACCAACCTGTCCCCATAGCTTTAAAGCCACGTGCCCCTCCGGCGGACTCATCCCACGTTTGCTCTATCTGGAAATCATGGGGCAAATCCAGCACACGCCAATTATCATCATCATAAGTTACCAATTGAGCTTCTTTCAAATCACCGGCCCGAAACTTCCAATCAAAATTAAATAATTGCGATACACGCGGCTGTTCTTGCGCAAAGACTAACACTGATTGCAGTACTAAAAAGGATAATAGAATAAAATTTTTCATCTTAGATTGTTTTCTTAGTATTATTCTTAAATAATTGTACGGATGATCCATATAGTCATCATTCACCCAACAAAGATAAACCGGAAAATCATCTATCCCTATATAAATTCTACCGAATGCATATAAAATAATACACTTACAACTTCCTCATGTACTATTTTTCATGAAATCCGCACATATATCCATAGAAATGCTAAATCATATTCCCTACTTTTGCATAGTTAATATAATAAACTCAAATATCATGAAGAAATTTCTTTTTTACCTTTTTACTTTAGGACTCTTTTCAAACTATGCTTTCAGTTCAGATAGCATTTACGTCGCCCGATATAAAGGAGACAAAGCTTGTGCCATCAGTTATACCTTTGATGACGGATTGGCAGAACAATATACATTGGCTGCTCCCCAACTGGAGAAACGGGGATTTCGGGGAACTTTCTGTGTGAATGGCGCCAAAGTCAACAAAGACAACAAACACATCACAGATACCACACGAGTGACCTGGACACAGTTAAAAGAAATGTCCGACAAAGGTCATGAAATCACAAATCACGGATGGGCACATAAGAATTTCTCCCGTTTTCCCTTAGAGGAAATCCGGGAAGATATAGTAAAGAATGATAGTGCCATATTAGCCAATACCGGCGTCATGCCCCGTACTTTCTTTTATCCCAATAATAACAAAAAAGAAGAAGGCAAACGAATTGCCGTACAGAACCGGGTAGGAACAAGGACCAAACAACGTTCCATAGGAAGAAAATCCACTCCACGAGACTTGGAAAAATGGGTGGCGACATTAATTGCTACAAATGATTGGGGAGTGGGTATGACACATGGTTTGACGTATGGTTACGATGCCTTCCCGAATCCACAACGTTTATGGGATCATTGGGACAAAGTAAAAGCTATGGAAGATAAGATCTGGGTAGGTACTTTCCGGGAAGTAGCAGCTTATACCGAAGAACAGAAACATACGCGCCTGGACATTCGCCAACAAAAGAAAGGACTCATCATAACCCCGCAACTGGATCTGGATAAAGAGATTTTCACAGAACCGCTTACAATGGTCATTCAAAAAGAAGGTGTCAGAAAGATGACAGCCAGACAAGGAAAGAAAAAACTGGCAGTTCATAAAATTGGCGATAAATTCATATTCGATTTTAATCCTTTCGGAGAAGCAATCAAAGTTTATCTTAAATAAACAAGAAGGAGGGTGATAAAAAAACGCAGGATTAACGCAAATTATCGTATTATTTCGGTTATTAATCAACGACTTATAACATTATTTCTGCGATAATTTGCGTTAATCAGCGTTTTACTTTTGAATTTCCATCCACCCCGTTAGCGTACCTCTTGCGAATTGACCTTTACATTCTTAACTACAAAACGGTCAACAATACCCTTATCAAACTGGCCTTTCTTCGCCCGGATATTCAAATCCTCAAAACAAAAATCTGACAACTGATATTGGTCAGACTTTTTCACATTGAAGAAAGTAGTACAATCCAAATCTATATTACGCATAGTAATATTATTAGAATATGAGATAGGGATATCTTTCCGGTCTCCTAAATTATAGAACTGAGTCCACGGTGCCACATAGATAAAATCTCCGGCATTTCCTTTTATATCTTCCACCAAAATATATTCGTATTTCTGCGGAGTATCGGGACGCATCTTTAAATGCAGAAGAATACGTGCCTGATCCATCGTACTGCGACGGAATATTACATTGCGGTTATGTATTGACTCACTCCCGCAGGTCAAAGCACTGTGACAATAACCATATCGGCAATCTTCAATAACAATATCATAGTTGCCGCCATTATTGACATCTTTGTCCGCCCAAGGACCTTTGCCTCCCTTTAATGCCACCGCATCATCGCACACTGACATATAACAATTCTTTATCAACACATTGTTACAGACATCCAGATCAACAGCGTCCGTACTCGGGGCCTCCATCGGCTTGCGGGGAGACGTTATATGAAGATTCAATAGTTTCACGTAACTGCATTTATAGTAATGAGTAGTCCAAAACGGAGAATTGGCAATACTGATTCCTTCTATCTGAACATTCTTGCAATTAGACAAATAAATGATACGGGGACGCTGCTCATCCATATTCGTACAGTTCGGATTCCACTCCCGACGCAACCAAAACGCTTTCCAATAACGGAAACCATTGCCATTGAGCATGCCTTTTCCAGAGATAGTAAAACCGTCAATGCCGTCTGCATTAATCAAAGCTGTATAATACTTTACCGTTTGTCCTTCCATGCGGGTAAGCTGAATTCGGAAATCACCCGCATCATCACTTCCTTTCAATACGGCATTTTCTTCAAGATACAAATGCGTCTTCGGTTTAAAGAAAAGCGAACCGCTTAGAAAAGTCCCTTTAGGAATCACAATGACTCCCCCGCCATTCTCCGCCGCCCGGTCAATCACATTCTGTATCTGTTCGGTTTGTAGTTTTGTACTGTCATTAACTACTCCATAATCTGTTATCCTATACTGCTTACCGAGCGAATTTATATTCACGCTCTCATTATTCCTGAACCAGTCAGGAATCAGTTTACCATCAGGGAACTTATCTTGTCCCAAAACCTGCAAGCCGCAGCAAAGTGTGATAAATGCAATGATCAATTTCATCTTCGATATTACTTTTTTTGATTAAACTTGTACATTGCAAAGTTATCACATCCACCGTAAATAGGAATGGACTAAAATAACAGAAGAATGCACTTTTGTACATTCTTCTTTAATAATTCATATAAAATCGTTCATTCCTATTAGTTTTCCGGTCTATTTTCTTCTTGTTCACCGGTTTTCTCTTCCGGTAGCTCTTCCTCCGATACAGCATCTCCGTCTACTCCGCGCTGATACACAGAAGGCGCTACACCAAAATACTCCTTAAAACATTTACTGAAATAGAACGGACTATTAATCCCTACCCGATAAGCCACTTCCGAAACCGTCAACCGTTCATCCGACGATAATAGCTCGGCAGCTTTCTTCATACGTACTACACGTAGATATTCATTAGGGGAATAGCCTGTCAAGCCACGCAGTTTTCTATAAAATACCGTCCGCCCCAATTTCATAAATTGTGCAAACTCATCCACAGAAAACTCCGGTCGGGACAGATTACGCTCCATCACAATATCCAGCCTTTTGGCAAACTCTTTATCCCGGTCAGTAGCACAAATCGTAGTGCGCACTCCCTTCTCACTGGAGAATTTCTCTTTCAGTTTATCACGCTGTTCTATCAAACGGAATACCCGTGCCAACAATAGTTTGATGCTGAAAGGTTTCGCAATGTATGCATCGGCTCCGGCCTCAATACCTTCCAGGTGTTTTTCCGCAGAATTCAATGCCGTCAACAAAATTATCGGTATATGACTGGTTGCAAAATCCGTTTTCAGCTTCTTTGTCAATTCAAACCCTGTCATTCCCGGCATTAGCACATCACAGATTATCAAGTCCGCATCATACGTAGTCGCTTTTTCGAATCCGGAAATTCCATCAGCAGCCACTTCCACCTCAAAATACACGCCAATCTCTTCCTGCAGGAATTGACGGATATCATTATCATCCTCAATGATCAAGATTTTCCGTTTATTCAAAGGAGTCGTCATTTTATCCTGTTCGGGCAATTCTTCCGGCAATTGTTCGGAATGGTGATTCCGGCTATCCGCTTCTTGCAACAGCACATTACCGGCAACCAGAAAATCTTTCTCTTCATAAACTGTCTTATCTGTCGGAATACATACCGTAAACACAGAACCGCCACCTTCGTTATCTCTATACTCAATAGTCCCCTTATGCACCTGTACCAGTTCATGACTCAAATGCAAACCTACTCCAATACTGTCACCTGAGAAATTACTTTGCATAAAACGTTTGAATAACTCATTCTGCTTCTCTTTCGGAATACCGACTCCCGTATCTGAAACCTGA
This window encodes:
- a CDS encoding glycoside hydrolase family 2 TIM barrel-domain containing protein, whose product is MKNFILLSFLVLQSVLVFAQEQPRVSQLFNFDWKFRAGDLKEAQLVTYDDDNWRVLDLPHDFQIEQTWDESAGGARGFKAMGTGWYRKHFKANPAWKGKRILLDFEGIMLVGDVWVNGRKVGSTDYGYLGFETDITDLLKYDEDNVVAVWASTGKKDGSRWYTGGGLFRDVHLVIKNPIAIARHGVFVSTPKITEQRAEVSVQVELEGIRNKSLDIEINARILAPDGKTVAGTRGKAPQKSKLQTVEVSLPIVTVDSPELWSCEAPNLYTAEVSLVQDGKVIDCVTETFGIRTLEFSPDFGFKLNGKKLFLKGISNHHDLGAVGVAAFDRAIERQFQLMKRFGYNHIRSSHNPYSESFLKLADKYGILVVDELIDKWSDNSYWGGRVPFTQLWYQMIPEWIKRDRNHPSVILWSLGNELQMREDLAGFPTGDWGVTTYRIFDVLVKRYDKTRKTTVAMFPARAGAIGKNEPEFNTKVYPPELATVTEVSSFNYRYLNYAQYLEKCPHMTVYQSEATTNELAAPFFGMDHDKMVGLAYWGAIEYWGESNGWPKKGWNFSFFNHCLEPYPQAYLIKSAFCEEPLVHIGVMDNGKEAIEWNDIMVGSLSLASHWNWATGSMQNLYTYTNADEVELLVNGKSMGIRKNDRTDITRRNIIYWENIPYGKGGKIIAVARNNGKEVARHRLETTGEATALKMVVENPEDWKADGMDLQYVKVYAVDNKGRVVPDTKDEVTFKVSGAARLIAVDNGDHFTDELFTGNTKKLHKGFIMAILRSDRSGGEVVITASSKGLKDAVKKLVTK
- a CDS encoding polysaccharide deacetylase family protein, with protein sequence MKKFLFYLFTLGLFSNYAFSSDSIYVARYKGDKACAISYTFDDGLAEQYTLAAPQLEKRGFRGTFCVNGAKVNKDNKHITDTTRVTWTQLKEMSDKGHEITNHGWAHKNFSRFPLEEIREDIVKNDSAILANTGVMPRTFFYPNNNKKEEGKRIAVQNRVGTRTKQRSIGRKSTPRDLEKWVATLIATNDWGVGMTHGLTYGYDAFPNPQRLWDHWDKVKAMEDKIWVGTFREVAAYTEEQKHTRLDIRQQKKGLIITPQLDLDKEIFTEPLTMVIQKEGVRKMTARQGKKKLAVHKIGDKFIFDFNPFGEAIKVYLK
- a CDS encoding rhamnogalacturonidase, which produces MKLIIAFITLCCGLQVLGQDKFPDGKLIPDWFRNNESVNINSLGKQYRITDYGVVNDSTKLQTEQIQNVIDRAAENGGGVIVIPKGTFLSGSLFFKPKTHLYLEENAVLKGSDDAGDFRIQLTRMEGQTVKYYTALINADGIDGFTISGKGMLNGNGFRYWKAFWLRREWNPNCTNMDEQRPRIIYLSNCKNVQIEGISIANSPFWTTHYYKCSYVKLLNLHITSPRKPMEAPSTDAVDLDVCNNVLIKNCYMSVCDDAVALKGGKGPWADKDVNNGGNYDIVIEDCRYGYCHSALTCGSESIHNRNVIFRRSTMDQARILLHLKMRPDTPQKYEYILVEDIKGNAGDFIYVAPWTQFYNLGDRKDIPISYSNNITMRNIDLDCTTFFNVKKSDQYQLSDFCFEDLNIRAKKGQFDKGIVDRFVVKNVKVNSQEVR